CGCGCGTAGGGCCCGCCCGTGAGCTTCCTGAGCTTCGCGAGCACGCGCTCGGCGTTGTCCCTCTCTCGGCCGGCGGCGAGGCCCTCCGCGTAGCTTTCGAGGAACCCGGCGAGGTCGCCCATGCAGGGGTAGGCGCGCCCGGGGCCCTCGGCCACCTCGGCGATCGTGGTCGAGTAGTCGATGCCGTAGCCCTCGTAGGCCTTCGAGGCCGCGTACTCGACGAGGTTCCTCATGTCCTCCGTGAGCTCCAGGGCGCGGCCGAAGAACTCGACCAGAAACGGCATGTGGTACGACAGCGCGCTCGCCTCGGGGCTCTCTCCGAGGTCGTCGGGGTCCGAAGGGTCGACGACCATGGGCGGCACCCGCAGCTCCCAGGGGCTGATGGTCATGCCGGCGCCGCCGATGCCCAGGTCGACCCAGGCGCCGCCGAGGTCGCCGCACATCTTCTTGAACTCGCGCTCGGGGTCGACGATGCGCACGCGCCATCCGAGCACGCTCACGCAGTAGTGGACGAAGCGCTTCAGCAGCGTCGACTTCCCCGAGCCCGTCTTGCCGACGAATATCATGTGCGCGGCGGCGCGGTCGTCGGTGGAGGTCGCCGGGTCGATGACCACGGCGCCGCCCTGCTCGTCGGTGCCCACCACCAGGCCCGCCCCGTCGTTGAGGCCTATGGCGGCGAAGGGCAGGCCCCCGGCGATCGTCTCGGTGGGGACGGGAGCCGCGGCCGGCCCGAAGGTGTGCGGGTCGCGCACCATGAGGGGGCTCGCCGCCCAGAAGGCGTCCTCCTGCGCGTTGAAGGCGGTCTTGGCGGCGAACCCGGCGTTCGCGAGCGCCCCGCGCACGTCGCGGTCGAGCCTTTCGAGCTCGTCTTCCGACCCGGCCCTCAGGACGAGGTAGGTCGCCATGTTCCAGAACCGCTCGCCCCCCTCGATGACGCGCGACGCCGCCTGCTCCCCGAGCGCGCGCTCGTGCTCCATCCGCACGGCCTCCACCATGTCACGGGCGCCGACGCTGAGCCCCGCGCCCAGGTTCTTGTCCTGGTTCGCGAGGCTCTTCAGCAGGCCGCCCTCGCCGAGGGGCTCGAAACGGAACGTCACCGACACGGCGGGGTTGCCCAGAAGCGGCTCCATCCACCCGACGCGCTGCTCCGTCTTGTATCCCCGGCCGGCGACGTACAGCACGCGGACGAGCCTGTCGTCGACGACCATGCGGTCCATCATGAGCCGGCCCGCGGCGTCGACGGTGGCGATCTGCGACGGCGAGACGGCGTTCAGGACGACGGGGTTCGGCGCGCCCGCCCCCCTCTCCGGGCGCCTCACAGCGCGCCTCCCGCCGAGGTGCCGGTCGGCTCGTTGGGGCAGACGTACCTCTTCACCATGGCGAGGGCCGCCGAGTCGCAGACGACCTCGGCCGAGAACCCGCATCGGGAGATCCTCTCGGCGAGGTCGGCGGCGCGCGCCGAGGCCTTCCCGAGGGCGTCGGGGCCGGGCGCCGTCTCCACGGCCACGTACACGTCCCGCTCGTACTTGGCCTCGCCGGCGTCGGGCGAGGCGCCGAGCCAGTAGCCGCGGACGTCCGCCAAAAGCGCGTCGGCCTCGCCGATGCGGCTCCAGCCCGCGCCCTCGGGGGCCTTACCTCCTGCGAGGCCCCTTCGCTCGCGCTCGAGCTCGCCGAGCCTGGCGAGGACGCGCTCGTGGTTCGCGGAGCGGTCGGCCGGTCGGGGCATCTCGAGGATGGCGAACGGCCGCGAGGCGTCCGCGCCGAGCGCGCCCTCGGTGACGCTCGCGAGCCTCTCCCGCTCGCTTTCCGTGAGGCCCGTGAGGTTCGCCCCCCGCACCGACACGGCGGAGACGACGGCCCCGTCGCTTCGCAGGACGGCGCAGCCCATCACGTTGGCGAGCGGGACCCTCTCCTGGGCGCACGCGCCGAGGGACCGGCCGCCGCGCCTCTTCGACGGCGGCGTGAGGAAATCGATCATCGTCGGCTCCAATCTTCTCGGTAGACGTACCGGCCCGCGCGCGACCTGCTCCGGGCGTACTTGGCCAGGTGGGCGGGCAGGGGATGGCCCTCTATCGGGGCGACCGCCCCCAGGGCGAGCGCCGAGGGCGCGAGGACGCAGATCGCGAACGACCACGCCGCGGGGATCGCGGGCTCCGCCCCCTCGACCGTCCTGCCGTCGATGCGCGCCGAGACGTCCTCCGGGCCCATCGACGCGTCGAGCCCCTCCGCCCGCGCCTCGGCCGCCCGCGCCCTCATTTCGGAGGAGAGCGCGGCGCCGGCCGCGTCGGCGGCCTCCGCCGACTTCAACGCGGACAGCTTGGAGGCGTACTCCTGGGAGAGCGCCGCCCTCTCCTGGGCGTTGAGCGGCCTCTCCGCCGGCACCGTGAAGGAGTTGGCCCACGGCATCGCGACGAACGCCCCGGCCATCGCCACGGCCACCACGAGCGCGGCGGCGCCCACCGATACGCCGCGCGCCACCTCGGCGCGGCCCTTGATGGGCCGGAACACCCGGTACGTCTTCTGCTCCATGCCCCTCCTCCTCCTCATCGCGCGCCTCCTCCGCCGCCGAACCCGCCCCCGTAGCCGGGGTCGTCGTGCCAGGAGGCGTCGGGGTCGTTCTTCGCCGCCGCCTCCATGAGCTGCGACAGGTAGGCGTTCCCCGGGTCCGACTCGACCGTCCTCTCGATCTCGATCGCGAGCCTCGGGAGCAGCCCGATGAAGCCCACGACGAGCGCGATGCGCACGACGTTCGCGGCGAGGTTGGCGTTGTCCTCGTCGAACACGTCGGACTTCAGATGGCGGATGATGGAGATGACGAGGGCCGCGACGGCCGCGAGGACGACGAGGCCGAGCGCGGCGGGCGTGACGGTGCCCGTTATCAACGCGTACACCTGCGACGACTGGTCCATGGCTACCTCCCCGCTCTTGCGAGGCTGCGGACGGCGCCGGCCGCCGTGCGCACGCCGAGCACGGCGAACATCGAGCCCCCGGAGGGCCCGCGCGCCTCGGTGAACTTCTGGAGCACGGTGTCTATCGCCGTCGCCGCGGACATGACGGCGATCCCGAGGAAGAGGAGCGGGAAGCTCGCGCCGTCGAGCGTCGTCGAGGCCAGGAGCCCCTGGCTCACGCAGAACAGGCCGACCACGAGGAGCACCCACTGCATGGACTGGGCCACGGCGAGCGCCGCCATGGACTTGACGATGTCCGAGAACTGAGAGGTGTCGGTCGTGCCCGTGTAGACGGCCACGAACGGGGAGGCCATCGAGAGGATCATCATGGTCGCCTGGCGCTTGCAGAACCGCCACAGGTTGACGCAGAGCACGACGACGAGGACGAGCACCACGACGAGCGAGGCCGTGACGATCCCCGGAGAGGCGAAGAAGGCCGCGGTGTCCGCGAGCAGGTTGTCCACGAGGCCGCCCTTGACCGCCTCGACGGCCGCCGCCATCGAGAAGTCGCCGACGGTGGCGCGGGTGTCGGCGAGCAGGGTCGCCCCGACGTCCCAGATCCAGTACATGAGGTTCGGCGCCACCATGACGAAGACGAGCGACATGATCGATTTGAATGCGTACTGGCCCGTCGAGACCTGCCGGTTCCCGCCCCAGAGCATGAGCCCCTCGCCGACGCCGTAGACGATGCGCACCACGACGACCGAGGCGAACGCGACGGCCTGGGCCATGAGCGTCCAAGCGGCGACCTGCGGGTTGGCGTAGAGCGTGTTGGCGGACTCCAGCACCCAGCCGAAGGCGTCGCCGACGAACGCGAGGAAGTCGCCCGCGAGCGTGAGCACCGCCGCCATCATGAGCTTGGCGAGGGACATGGCCGCCTCCCTACGCCCCGCCGGCGGCGCTGTAGATGCCCTGCACGAACGAGGGCCCGATGGCGATCAGTATCACGGCGACCGCCGCGAACAGCATGATCTTCATGCCCCGGCCGTGGCCCGCGTCCGAGGTCGATACCTTCATGATGATCACGCCAACGATGAACACGATCACCGCGATGGTCACGCCGAGCGACTGCAGCTGCCCTATGGAGTTGTTCAGAATCGTCTGGGGGACGGAGAAGAGCACGTCCATGCGGGTTCCTTTCCCTATCCGAGCGGGCGCGCGGCGCGCCCGCCCCCTTTTGCTGCGGCGCCCTCCCGAGGCGCTTCCGCCTTTTCGGGAGAGGGCTTGGTCTGCCTCGCGAGCCTCTTCGCGCGGCGCGCGCCCAGGCCCTTGACGAACGCTTGCTGGGCGCGCTCGAGCTCTTCGGGGCCGTAGAGGGTGCGCTCGGGGTAGTCCGGCATCCCCGGCACGAACGCGAGGGGTTCGGCGCGCACGGGTCCGAAGTCCGGGTTGAGGGCGAGCTCGGCGCGGCGGGCGTTCTCCTCCTCGCTGCCGTCCCCGAGCATCCTCCCCGACGGGGTGTCGGCGAGGTCGGGGAGGGGGTACACGGTCGCGTAGCGCCTGGGGCGGACGACGAGCGCGCCCTGCTCGACCGACCAGTGCGTGAGGTCGCTCACGGGCATCAGGTCGGCCGCTCCGCTCCTCTGCGAGTCCGACGTGGAGTTGGGGACGATGCTGAACAGCCTCGTCGAGGCCGAGCTGCCCGACATGGCCACGGTCGTCTTCCCCAGGCAGTCCCTGAAGTAGGGCAGCGTGTACTCGACGTCGTCGGACTGAAGAAGCATCTTGTAGGTGCAGTTCGAGCGGATCGACGTCCACGTGTCCCGGTACTTCTCCCGCAGCTGCCCGTAGTCCTGCACGACGATGCACCACCTGATGCGGTAGGAGCGGTCGATGGCGAGGTGCCCCGACAGGTTCGGTATGGCCGGCAGCTGCGCCGCCTCCTCCAGCATGTAGGTCAGATCGTACGGGCACCGCCCGCCGAGCCTGTCCGCCTCCTCGTGGACCACCTGGTGGCTTTGGGAGACGAACAGCGTCGCGATGCGATGGTAGGCGGGCTTGTCGGGGTCGAGGATGAGGAACACCGCGTTCCTTCCCTTCGCGAGCGAGCGGAGGTCGACGTCGGCCGAGGAGGTCGTCCGCGCGATGTTGGCGTCCCCGAACGCCTTGATGGCCGAGAGCGCCGTCGAGAACAGGGCCTGCCGGTTGTCCTCGGCGGCGTGCCTCGCCTCGGCGAGCGCGCTTCTGGCCGGGTGGCCGAAGGGGAGCTCGGCGAGCATCTCGTTCAGGGGCACGAAGCAGCGCCCCTCGGGGTTCTTGGGGTTGACGGGGACGGGCTCGCCGAACTCCGAGATGATGCGGTAGACGTTGGCCATGGTCCGGTAAGCCGCGGGGACCGGCCGGGACACGAGATAGAGGATGACCGCCGCGATGACCGAGCGGGCGCCCTGCCAGAAGTACATGTTGTCGCCGGTGAGCACGTCGTCGGGCACGAAGGTCACGGCGAGGTCTCGCGCGTAGGACTCGGCCCGCGCGTAGTCTCGCGCGTCCCACGCCTCGCGCACGATGGCGAGGGGGTCGTAGCCGTCCGAGTACGCGGCCTGCTTGAGGTCGATCCTCCAGACGGCGTAGCCGCGCTCCTCGAGCAGCGCCTTCATGGCGGCGTAGATCTCGCCCTTCGGGTCCGCTATGACGAAGGCCTCCCGGGTTCCCCGGCTCAGAAGCTCCATCGCGGGAAGAAGCCACCTGCGCGTCTTGCCGGCCCCCGTCTGCCCCGCGACGAGCATGTGGACGATGCCGCCGACGTAGTAGTAGCGCCCCTGTCCGCAGCCGAGGTAGATGCCGGTCCGATCGAGCCGGGCGGTCCTGCTCGCCCGGACACTGTCGGTCGTGCGCCTCAAGTCGCGGGGGGACTCGTTGAAGCGGGAGGACCCGCATTCGCCCGACTCGAGCGCCTTGGGCTGGCGGGAGCGGAAGTCGTCGCCGTCGGGCCTGGGGCCGAGCGACCTGCGCAGGACGGGAAGCGCGTAGAGTACGGCCATGCCCGCGTAGCCGGCCCAGAG
Above is a genomic segment from Raoultibacter phocaeensis containing:
- a CDS encoding VirB4 family type IV secretion system protein, with amino-acid sequence MRRPERGAGAPNPVVLNAVSPSQIATVDAAGRLMMDRMVVDDRLVRVLYVAGRGYKTEQRVGWMEPLLGNPAVSVTFRFEPLGEGGLLKSLANQDKNLGAGLSVGARDMVEAVRMEHERALGEQAASRVIEGGERFWNMATYLVLRAGSEDELERLDRDVRGALANAGFAAKTAFNAQEDAFWAASPLMVRDPHTFGPAAAPVPTETIAGGLPFAAIGLNDGAGLVVGTDEQGGAVVIDPATSTDDRAAAHMIFVGKTGSGKSTLLKRFVHYCVSVLGWRVRIVDPEREFKKMCGDLGGAWVDLGIGGAGMTISPWELRVPPMVVDPSDPDDLGESPEASALSYHMPFLVEFFGRALELTEDMRNLVEYAASKAYEGYGIDYSTTIAEVAEGPGRAYPCMGDLAGFLESYAEGLAAGRERDNAERVLAKLRKLTGGPYARLWEGSTSVPADAGLVVLDALKMPEDRALAEAQYYNAFRWLQSQSDANRGSGKKMLTAVEEAHLITMRFPQAAGIVAEGFLRGRKYGSFWAVSSQQISHFLQALDETAGQAMFDQATYRFVGQTDGKNLEDAARLLHLPEETVLKIERLDKGGFFARVGSSSIWMKNELDDYERGLFGKGGGR
- a CDS encoding conjugal transfer protein TrbL family protein; the protein is MSLAKLMMAAVLTLAGDFLAFVGDAFGWVLESANTLYANPQVAAWTLMAQAVAFASVVVVRIVYGVGEGLMLWGGNRQVSTGQYAFKSIMSLVFVMVAPNLMYWIWDVGATLLADTRATVGDFSMAAAVEAVKGGLVDNLLADTAAFFASPGIVTASLVVVLVLVVVLCVNLWRFCKRQATMMILSMASPFVAVYTGTTDTSQFSDIVKSMAALAVAQSMQWVLLVVGLFCVSQGLLASTTLDGASFPLLFLGIAVMSAATAIDTVLQKFTEARGPSGGSMFAVLGVRTAAGAVRSLARAGR
- a CDS encoding type IV secretory system conjugative DNA transfer family protein, whose amino-acid sequence is MNGTGRRGSDAVVGIAGAAALAWWGVPAAASAAGTAASLASRGALEAGPVVDAVAAVLSNPANPWPAYFAQTGFDAQAALWAGYAGMAVLYALPVLRRSLGPRPDGDDFRSRQPKALESGECGSSRFNESPRDLRRTTDSVRASRTARLDRTGIYLGCGQGRYYYVGGIVHMLVAGQTGAGKTRRWLLPAMELLSRGTREAFVIADPKGEIYAAMKALLEERGYAVWRIDLKQAAYSDGYDPLAIVREAWDARDYARAESYARDLAVTFVPDDVLTGDNMYFWQGARSVIAAVILYLVSRPVPAAYRTMANVYRIISEFGEPVPVNPKNPEGRCFVPLNEMLAELPFGHPARSALAEARHAAEDNRQALFSTALSAIKAFGDANIARTTSSADVDLRSLAKGRNAVFLILDPDKPAYHRIATLFVSQSHQVVHEEADRLGGRCPYDLTYMLEEAAQLPAIPNLSGHLAIDRSYRIRWCIVVQDYGQLREKYRDTWTSIRSNCTYKMLLQSDDVEYTLPYFRDCLGKTTVAMSGSSASTRLFSIVPNSTSDSQRSGAADLMPVSDLTHWSVEQGALVVRPRRYATVYPLPDLADTPSGRMLGDGSEEENARRAELALNPDFGPVRAEPLAFVPGMPDYPERTLYGPEELERAQQAFVKGLGARRAKRLARQTKPSPEKAEAPREGAAAKGGGRAARPLG